One Thermococcus sp. genomic window carries:
- a CDS encoding glucodextranase DOMON-like domain-containing protein, protein MRRVFALFLAILMVGSIVGANLKTVGAVEPKPLNVIIVWHQHQPYYYDPIQDIYTRPWVRLHASNDYWKMAYYLSLYPDVHATIDLSGSLIAQLADYMHGKKDTYQIVTEKIAKGEPLTVDEKWFMLQAPGGFFDTTIPWNGEPVTDKDGNPIRKFWKRYTQLKDKMLQAKAKYANLPLEEQKVAVTSEFTEQDYIDLAVLFNLAWIDYNYIMTHPELKALYDKVDVGGYTREDVKTVLDAQMWLLNHTFEEHEKINYLINPEKGNVEVTVVPYAHPIGPILNDFGWESDFDAHVKKAHELYKKYLGNGTVTPVGGWAAESALNDKTLEILAENGWTWVMTDQLVLDRLGVEKTVENYYKPWVAEFNGRKIYLFPRDHALSDRVGFQYAGMNQYQAVEDFVNELLKIQKENYDGSLVYVVTLDGENPWEHYPYDGKLFLNELYKKLEELQKAGLIRTVTPSEYIKLYGDKANKLTPKMMERLDLTGDKVNALLKAQSLGELYDMVGIKEEMQWPESSWIDGTLSTWIGEPQENYGWYWLYLARKTLMENKAKMSSEDWEKAHEYLLRAEASDWFWWYGSDQNSGQDYTFDRYFKTYLYEMYRLAGVKPPSYLYGNYFPDGEPYTTRALDGLKKGETKSYSSLSPVAEGVDVYFDDDGIHFVVKGNLTEFEVSIWEKERRIGNTFTLLQERPSELRYSMFPFSADSVGLLITKHVVYRDGKAEIYNATDYENSEKLGDLEVKKAESGVEVVLPFKYLANPSDFYFAVSTVKDGKLEVISTPVELKLPTQVKGVVLADIKDPEGDDHGPGTYTYPTDKVFKPGVFDLLRFRLLEQTDSYVMEFYFKNLGDNPWNGPNGFSLQIIEVYLDFKKGGNTSAIKMFPDGPGANVNLDPDHPWDVAFRIAGWDYGNLIVLANGTVIQGELQISADPTRNAIVVKVPKKYIQINEDYGLWGDVLTGSQDGYGPDKWRPVAVEAEQWKVGGADPDAVIAGVAPRVMDELVPPGFKPTQEEQLKSYDAQNGRLATVKAIPLLKQGIVVKDPEGDDHGPGTYTYPTDKVFVPGHLDLLKFKMTEGDDAWTLEFYFKTLGGNPWNAPNGFSLQIIEVYFDFKDGGNTSAIKMFPDGPGSNVNLDPNHPWDIALRIAGWDYGNLIVLANGTVIQGEMQISADPTRNAIVVKLPKKYLPGIGKYGLYASVLVGSQDGYGPDKWRPVAVKAEQWKLGGADPDAVIAGVAPRVVDELVPPGFKPTQEEQLKSYDAQNGKLATVLMIPLVKGTGGEQGGGTQTSTTSSTTTTSTTTTSTTSTTTTTTTSSGGAGGGSAPTTTTTTTSSSTSSSSSKAGGKTCGPALLVALAVIPLLLRRRR, encoded by the coding sequence ATGAGGAGGGTATTTGCCCTTTTCCTTGCAATTTTGATGGTTGGGAGCATCGTGGGAGCGAACCTGAAGACCGTTGGGGCGGTTGAACCAAAGCCCCTCAACGTCATAATAGTGTGGCATCAGCACCAGCCCTACTACTACGACCCGATACAGGACATCTACACAAGGCCATGGGTCAGACTTCATGCATCAAACGACTACTGGAAGATGGCCTACTACCTGAGCCTCTATCCCGATGTCCACGCGACAATAGACCTCTCCGGTTCACTTATAGCCCAGCTGGCGGACTACATGCACGGGAAGAAGGACACCTACCAGATAGTGACCGAGAAGATAGCCAAGGGCGAGCCACTCACAGTCGATGAGAAGTGGTTCATGCTTCAGGCCCCGGGAGGGTTCTTTGACACCACCATACCCTGGAACGGTGAACCCGTCACGGACAAGGACGGCAATCCTATAAGGAAGTTCTGGAAGAGGTACACCCAGCTCAAGGACAAGATGCTCCAGGCTAAGGCCAAGTACGCCAACCTTCCCCTTGAGGAGCAGAAGGTTGCAGTTACGAGCGAGTTCACCGAGCAGGACTACATAGATTTGGCCGTCCTCTTCAACTTAGCGTGGATTGACTACAACTACATAATGACCCACCCCGAACTCAAGGCCCTCTACGACAAGGTTGACGTCGGTGGCTACACCAGGGAGGATGTTAAAACCGTCCTCGACGCCCAGATGTGGCTCCTCAACCACACCTTCGAGGAGCACGAGAAGATAAACTACCTCATCAACCCCGAGAAGGGGAACGTTGAAGTCACGGTCGTCCCCTACGCCCACCCGATAGGGCCGATACTCAACGACTTCGGCTGGGAGAGCGACTTTGATGCCCATGTGAAGAAGGCCCACGAGCTCTACAAGAAGTACCTCGGAAACGGAACCGTAACTCCAGTTGGCGGTTGGGCCGCCGAAAGTGCGCTCAACGACAAGACCCTTGAAATCCTCGCCGAGAATGGCTGGACATGGGTGATGACCGACCAGCTCGTCCTCGACAGGCTCGGGGTTGAGAAGACCGTTGAGAACTACTACAAGCCCTGGGTTGCCGAGTTCAACGGAAGGAAGATATACCTCTTCCCGCGCGATCACGCGCTGAGCGACCGCGTTGGATTCCAGTACGCCGGGATGAACCAGTACCAAGCGGTGGAGGACTTCGTCAACGAGCTCCTTAAGATACAGAAGGAGAACTACGATGGGTCGCTCGTTTACGTCGTCACCCTCGACGGAGAGAACCCGTGGGAGCACTATCCCTACGACGGCAAGCTATTCCTCAACGAACTCTACAAGAAGCTTGAGGAGCTCCAGAAGGCCGGCCTCATAAGGACGGTTACGCCGAGCGAGTACATCAAGCTCTACGGGGACAAGGCCAACAAGCTCACCCCCAAGATGATGGAGAGGCTCGACCTCACCGGGGACAAGGTCAATGCCCTCCTCAAGGCACAGAGCCTCGGGGAGCTCTACGACATGGTCGGCATTAAGGAGGAGATGCAGTGGCCAGAGTCGAGCTGGATAGACGGCACGCTCTCAACTTGGATAGGCGAGCCTCAGGAGAACTACGGCTGGTACTGGCTGTACCTCGCGAGAAAGACCCTCATGGAAAACAAGGCCAAGATGAGCTCAGAGGACTGGGAGAAGGCCCACGAGTACCTTCTCAGGGCTGAAGCGAGCGACTGGTTCTGGTGGTATGGAAGCGACCAGAACAGCGGGCAGGACTACACCTTCGACCGCTACTTCAAGACCTACCTCTACGAGATGTACAGGCTCGCGGGAGTTAAGCCACCGAGCTACCTCTACGGAAACTACTTCCCCGACGGCGAGCCCTACACAACGAGGGCCCTCGATGGTTTGAAGAAGGGCGAAACAAAGAGCTATTCAAGCCTTTCCCCGGTAGCGGAGGGGGTTGACGTTTACTTCGATGACGATGGAATTCACTTCGTCGTGAAAGGCAACCTCACGGAGTTCGAGGTCAGCATCTGGGAGAAGGAGAGAAGGATAGGCAACACCTTCACACTGCTCCAGGAGAGGCCGAGCGAGCTGAGGTACTCGATGTTCCCGTTCTCGGCCGACAGCGTCGGCCTGCTGATAACCAAGCACGTGGTTTACAGGGACGGTAAAGCGGAAATCTACAACGCCACCGACTACGAGAACAGCGAGAAGCTTGGAGACCTCGAAGTCAAGAAGGCTGAGAGTGGCGTTGAGGTCGTCCTGCCGTTCAAGTACCTCGCCAACCCGAGCGACTTCTACTTCGCCGTCTCCACCGTGAAGGACGGAAAGCTTGAGGTCATAAGCACGCCTGTCGAGCTCAAGCTACCGACTCAGGTCAAGGGCGTTGTTCTAGCCGATATAAAGGATCCGGAGGGAGATGACCACGGGCCGGGAACCTACACCTACCCAACCGACAAAGTTTTCAAGCCCGGCGTCTTCGACCTCCTGCGCTTCAGGCTCCTCGAGCAGACGGACAGCTACGTGATGGAGTTCTACTTCAAGAACCTCGGCGACAACCCGTGGAACGGGCCGAACGGCTTCAGCCTGCAGATCATAGAGGTTTATCTCGACTTTAAGAAGGGAGGAAATACCTCAGCAATAAAGATGTTCCCGGACGGACCCGGTGCAAACGTTAACCTCGACCCAGATCACCCATGGGATGTGGCGTTCAGGATTGCCGGCTGGGACTACGGCAACCTGATAGTCCTTGCCAACGGGACCGTTATTCAGGGCGAGCTTCAGATCAGCGCCGACCCGACGAGGAACGCGATAGTCGTCAAGGTTCCCAAGAAGTACATCCAGATAAACGAGGACTACGGCCTCTGGGGAGACGTCCTCACCGGAAGCCAAGACGGTTACGGGCCGGACAAGTGGAGGCCTGTGGCCGTTGAGGCCGAACAGTGGAAGGTCGGCGGGGCTGATCCTGATGCGGTAATCGCTGGAGTTGCCCCAAGGGTTATGGACGAACTCGTTCCGCCCGGCTTTAAGCCGACTCAGGAGGAGCAGCTTAAGAGCTATGACGCCCAGAACGGCAGGCTTGCGACGGTCAAGGCAATACCCCTCCTCAAGCAGGGCATAGTGGTCAAGGATCCGGAGGGAGATGACCACGGGCCGGGAACCTACACCTACCCGACCGACAAGGTCTTCGTTCCGGGCCACCTCGACCTGCTCAAGTTCAAGATGACCGAAGGCGATGACGCTTGGACGCTGGAGTTCTACTTCAAGACCCTTGGAGGGAACCCCTGGAACGCTCCCAACGGCTTCAGTCTTCAGATCATTGAGGTCTACTTCGACTTCAAGGATGGAGGGAACACGAGTGCCATAAAGATGTTCCCGGACGGGCCGGGAAGCAACGTCAACCTCGATCCCAACCATCCGTGGGACATTGCCCTTAGAATAGCGGGATGGGACTACGGTAACCTGATAGTCCTCGCCAACGGAACGGTTATACAGGGGGAGATGCAGATCAGCGCCGACCCAACGAGGAATGCGATAGTGGTCAAGCTCCCGAAGAAGTACCTCCCCGGGATAGGGAAGTACGGGCTCTACGCCTCCGTACTGGTTGGCTCTCAGGATGGCTACGGACCGGACAAGTGGAGGCCCGTGGCCGTTAAGGCAGAGCAGTGGAAGCTCGGTGGCGCTGATCCTGATGCAGTAATAGCCGGTGTCGCGCCGAGGGTAGTGGATGAACTCGTTCCTCCGGGCTTTAAGCCGACTCAGGAGGAGCAGCTTAAGAGCTATGACGCCCAGAACGGCAAGCTCGCGACAGTGCTCATGATACCTCTCGTCAAGGGAACCGGTGGGGAGCAGGGTGGAGGAACCCAGACCTCGACTACATCTAGCACCACCACAACGAGCACAACGACAACATCTACAACCTCAACAACGACCACCACAACTACATCATCAGGAGGGGCAGGCGGTGGAAGCGCTCCAACTACAACCACGACAACAACCAGCAGTTCCACTTCAAGTTCCTCCTCCAAGGCCGGCGGCAAGACCTGCGGTCCGGCTCTGCTCGTTGCCCTCGCGGTGATACCGCTCCTCCTCAGGAGGAGGCGCTGA
- a CDS encoding MBL fold metallo-hydrolase produces MIEITFLGSGGGRFITITQFRATGGFHIRASRNIHVDPGPGALVRSWRYKLDPRKLDAVFVSHRHVDHCNDLEVIVEAMTGGALKKRGTLIASKSVVYGDETHTPAISKYHLDVLESVHIPEPGSKIPIGGEEFVITPSQHSDPTTIGFRMKTRFGDVSYIPDTAYFDGLIEWHDGARLLIAAITRPRDMGIPYHLSTDDAVEMLKSMEKKPEVLVMSHIGMKMHFANPYKEAKYIETVTGVKTYVAKEGFRVMMEGKEITVRTLRPARFV; encoded by the coding sequence GTGATAGAGATAACATTCCTCGGGAGCGGTGGCGGGAGGTTCATCACAATAACCCAGTTCCGGGCCACCGGAGGGTTTCACATAAGGGCGAGCAGAAACATCCACGTTGATCCAGGGCCCGGGGCCCTCGTGAGGAGCTGGCGCTACAAGCTCGACCCAAGAAAGCTCGACGCGGTTTTCGTCTCACACAGGCACGTCGATCACTGCAACGACCTTGAGGTCATCGTCGAGGCAATGACGGGCGGGGCGCTCAAGAAGAGGGGGACTCTGATAGCTTCAAAAAGCGTCGTTTACGGCGACGAGACCCACACCCCTGCGATAAGCAAGTACCACCTCGACGTATTGGAGAGCGTCCACATACCCGAGCCAGGGAGCAAGATACCGATCGGCGGGGAGGAGTTCGTGATAACGCCGAGCCAGCACTCTGACCCAACGACTATAGGCTTCCGCATGAAGACCCGGTTCGGCGACGTCTCCTACATACCCGATACCGCCTACTTTGATGGCCTCATCGAATGGCACGACGGCGCGAGGCTGCTCATAGCGGCGATAACTAGACCCAGGGACATGGGCATTCCCTACCACCTCAGCACCGACGACGCCGTCGAAATGCTCAAGAGCATGGAGAAAAAACCGGAAGTCCTCGTGATGAGCCATATCGGCATGAAGATGCACTTCGCAAATCCCTACAAGGAAGCGAAGTACATAGAAACCGTAACCGGGGTGAAGACATACGTAGCGAAGGAAGGCTTCCGGGTGATGATGGAGGGAAAGGAAATAACCGTGAGAACGCTCAGGCCCGCGAGGTTCGTTTGA
- a CDS encoding ABC transporter ATP-binding protein produces MAEVRLINVWKKFGDFTAVKDMNLHIKDGEFMILLGPSGCGKTTTLRMIAGLEEPTKGQIYIGDRLVADPERDVFVPPKDRDVAMVFQSYALYPHMTVYDNIAFPLKLRKIPKDEIDKRVREVAEMLGLTELLHRKPRELSGGQRQRVALGRAIVRRPQVFLMDEPLSNLDAKLRVKMRAELKRLQRQLGVTTIYVTHDQVEAMTMGDRIAVINAGQLQQVGSPDEVYDKPANTFVAGFIGSPPMNFLEGTLTEDGFVDFGEFRLKLLPDQFEVLRERNLVGKTITFGIRPEDIHDALFAQVKVPGENMVTADVDIIENLGSEKIVHLRVGVLRFLAVFRSESRVQEGQKIDVVFDMRKAHVFEKGSGKAIF; encoded by the coding sequence ATGGCTGAGGTGAGGCTCATTAACGTCTGGAAGAAGTTTGGTGACTTTACTGCTGTCAAGGACATGAACCTTCACATCAAGGACGGGGAATTCATGATTCTGCTTGGGCCGAGTGGTTGTGGGAAAACAACAACGCTGAGAATGATAGCCGGTCTTGAAGAACCGACAAAGGGTCAAATCTACATTGGGGACCGGCTCGTTGCTGACCCAGAGAGAGACGTCTTCGTCCCGCCGAAGGATAGGGACGTGGCAATGGTCTTTCAAAGCTACGCCCTTTACCCGCACATGACGGTTTACGATAACATCGCCTTTCCACTCAAGCTCAGGAAAATCCCGAAGGACGAGATTGACAAGCGCGTTAGAGAAGTCGCGGAAATGCTCGGCTTGACTGAACTCCTCCACAGGAAGCCGAGGGAGCTCAGCGGTGGGCAGAGGCAGAGAGTGGCCCTCGGGAGAGCGATCGTGAGGAGGCCTCAGGTTTTCCTCATGGACGAGCCGTTGAGTAATTTGGACGCGAAGCTTAGAGTGAAGATGCGCGCTGAGCTGAAGAGGCTTCAGAGGCAGCTCGGCGTAACTACGATCTACGTGACTCATGATCAGGTTGAGGCTATGACGATGGGTGACAGGATTGCGGTGATTAACGCGGGTCAGCTCCAGCAGGTTGGTTCTCCGGATGAGGTTTATGATAAGCCGGCGAACACTTTCGTGGCTGGGTTTATTGGTTCTCCACCCATGAATTTTCTTGAGGGGACTCTTACTGAGGATGGTTTCGTGGACTTTGGTGAGTTCAGGCTTAAGCTGTTGCCTGATCAGTTTGAGGTTTTGAGGGAGAGGAACCTCGTCGGCAAAACAATCACCTTCGGCATAAGACCAGAAGACATACACGATGCTTTGTTTGCGCAGGTGAAGGTTCCGGGGGAGAACATGGTTACGGCGGACGTGGACATCATTGAGAACCTGGGGAGTGAAAAGATTGTGCATTTACGTGTCGGTGTTCTGAGGTTCCTAGCTGTGTTCAGGAGTGAGTCGAGGGTTCAGGAGGGGCAGAAGATAGACGTCGTCTTCGACATGAGAAAAGCCCACGTCTTCGAAAAGGGAAGCGGAAAAGCCATCTTCTGA
- a CDS encoding UPF0146 family protein — translation MGIEGLADFIAETVERGKIVEAGIGFQLKVALRLKELGYDVLAVDWNEKVIENARKAGINAVRDDLFKPKLELYQGAKAVYSVRPTPEIVVPILRLGEALKVPVYILPFSGDPRVRGTRLVNFRGLAIYVYNPKRK, via the coding sequence ATGGGGATTGAGGGTCTGGCAGACTTCATAGCGGAGACCGTTGAGAGGGGGAAGATCGTCGAGGCGGGAATCGGCTTCCAGCTCAAGGTTGCCTTGAGGCTGAAAGAGCTCGGCTACGATGTTCTGGCCGTTGACTGGAACGAGAAAGTCATTGAGAACGCCAGAAAAGCCGGTATAAACGCGGTGAGGGATGACCTCTTCAAGCCGAAGCTTGAACTCTATCAGGGTGCAAAGGCCGTCTATTCCGTCAGGCCAACTCCCGAGATAGTTGTCCCTATTCTGAGGCTCGGGGAGGCCCTTAAGGTTCCCGTTTACATCCTCCCGTTTTCTGGAGACCCGAGGGTGAGGGGAACGAGGCTGGTCAACTTCAGGGGGCTGGCGATATACGTTTATAACCCGAAGAGAAAATAG
- the glmM gene encoding phosphoglucosamine mutase, giving the protein MRLFGTAGIRGRLWEKVTPELALKVGMALGTYKTGRAVVARDGRTSSIMLKNAMISGLLASGMEVLDADLIPTPALAWATREHGDAGVMITASHNPPTDNGIKVFNGDGTEFYVEQERELEEIVFSGDFRKAEWNEIKGVRPIEVVSDYIGAVLDFVNHETKLRVLYDGANGAGSLVAPYLLREMGATVFSVNAHVDGHFPGRKPEPRYENIAYLGELVRELKVDVAFAQDGDADRIAVFDEKGNYVDEDTVIALFAKLYVEEHGGGTVVTSINTGSRIDEVVERAGGKVVRVPLGQPHDGIKRYKAIFAGEPWKLVHPKFGPWIDSFVTMGLLLKMIDEEGPLSKIINENIPIYYIRKANVACPDELKEKAVENSAKRLEDILGGEIREVLTVSGYRFNLSDRSWVLVRPSGTEPKIRVVVEGPTEKRRDRLFEMAYGIVKEEVEKLKRTSRA; this is encoded by the coding sequence ATGAGGCTCTTCGGAACCGCTGGAATACGCGGAAGGCTGTGGGAGAAGGTAACGCCGGAGTTAGCTCTGAAGGTCGGGATGGCGCTCGGAACGTACAAAACCGGAAGGGCAGTTGTTGCGAGGGATGGAAGAACCTCAAGCATCATGCTTAAGAACGCCATGATAAGCGGACTTCTCGCGAGCGGGATGGAGGTTTTAGACGCTGACTTGATCCCGACGCCGGCTTTAGCGTGGGCGACGAGGGAACATGGCGATGCAGGGGTTATGATAACCGCGAGCCACAACCCCCCGACGGACAACGGCATAAAGGTCTTCAACGGGGACGGAACGGAGTTCTACGTTGAACAGGAGAGGGAGCTTGAGGAGATCGTATTCTCGGGGGACTTCAGGAAAGCCGAGTGGAACGAGATAAAGGGCGTGAGGCCAATTGAGGTTGTTTCCGATTACATCGGCGCGGTCCTCGACTTCGTGAACCACGAGACGAAGCTTAGGGTTCTCTACGACGGGGCAAACGGGGCTGGAAGTTTGGTTGCTCCCTATCTGCTCAGGGAGATGGGGGCGACGGTTTTCAGCGTTAACGCCCACGTTGACGGCCACTTCCCGGGGAGGAAGCCCGAGCCGAGGTACGAGAACATAGCCTACCTCGGAGAACTCGTTAGGGAACTCAAGGTTGACGTTGCCTTTGCCCAGGATGGAGACGCCGACAGGATAGCGGTCTTCGACGAGAAGGGGAACTACGTTGATGAGGATACAGTGATAGCGCTCTTCGCCAAGCTGTACGTGGAAGAGCACGGGGGCGGGACGGTCGTTACGTCAATAAACACCGGTTCCAGAATAGACGAGGTCGTCGAAAGAGCGGGCGGAAAAGTCGTCCGCGTCCCCCTTGGCCAGCCCCACGACGGGATAAAACGCTATAAAGCAATCTTTGCCGGCGAGCCTTGGAAGCTGGTTCACCCGAAGTTCGGCCCCTGGATTGACAGCTTTGTAACGATGGGTCTCCTGCTCAAGATGATAGATGAAGAAGGCCCGCTCTCAAAGATAATCAACGAAAACATTCCGATTTACTACATCAGGAAGGCCAACGTGGCCTGCCCGGACGAGCTGAAGGAGAAGGCAGTCGAAAACTCCGCTAAGAGGCTTGAGGATATTCTCGGGGGGGAGATAAGGGAAGTCCTGACCGTTTCGGGCTACCGCTTCAACCTGAGCGACCGCTCGTGGGTTCTTGTCAGGCCGAGCGGAACCGAGCCGAAGATAAGGGTCGTCGTTGAAGGGCCGACTGAGAAGAGGAGAGATAGGCTCTTCGAGATGGCCTACGGGATAGTGAAGGAGGAGGTTGAAAAGCTCAAACGAACCTCGCGGGCCTGA
- a CDS encoding M20 family metallo-hydrolase, with protein sequence MERSLREVSKEVEGLRDDMVETLVELIKIPAISPDYGGEGEYDKAQKLLEIIRDWPFDKVEVYNAPDERAKNGVRPSILAYYYGEKGEESERLWILTHLDVVPPGDLSKWTVTEPFKPLVKDGKVYGRGAEDNGQSLVASLYAVKALMNLGIRPKRTVILAFVSDEETGSHYGVEWLIKNHPELFRKDDLVLVPDGGNEDGTFIEVAEKSILWFKLKVRGKQVHASMPDKGLNAHRVALDLAYHLDKYLHEKYSRRDELFEPPESTFEPTMVKNPADSPNIAPGEHEVVFDCRVLPDYSLDEILNDVRTFSEEVRGAYLKEVEGRILPEIEVEVLQRLDAPKPTDPNSEIVRLLREAIKKLRGKEAKVGGIGGGTFAAFFRKLGIPAVVWATLDETAHQPNEYARIDNMVEDAKVMAVLPLL encoded by the coding sequence ATGGAGAGGTCTTTAAGGGAAGTTTCGAAGGAGGTGGAGGGTCTCCGCGATGATATGGTGGAGACCCTCGTCGAGCTGATAAAAATCCCCGCCATAAGTCCCGACTACGGGGGAGAGGGTGAATACGACAAGGCCCAGAAACTGCTCGAGATAATAAGGGACTGGCCCTTCGACAAGGTGGAGGTCTACAACGCTCCCGACGAAAGGGCCAAGAACGGTGTCAGGCCGAGTATCTTGGCTTATTATTACGGCGAAAAGGGCGAAGAGAGCGAGAGACTGTGGATTCTAACGCACCTCGACGTGGTTCCGCCGGGGGATTTGAGCAAGTGGACGGTTACCGAGCCCTTCAAGCCCCTCGTGAAGGATGGAAAGGTCTACGGAAGGGGCGCTGAGGACAACGGGCAGAGCCTTGTCGCGAGCCTCTACGCCGTTAAGGCCCTCATGAACCTCGGAATAAGGCCGAAGAGGACGGTAATTCTCGCCTTTGTCAGCGACGAGGAAACCGGAAGCCATTACGGCGTTGAGTGGTTGATAAAGAACCATCCCGAGCTCTTCAGGAAGGACGACCTCGTTTTGGTTCCAGATGGTGGAAACGAGGACGGAACCTTCATCGAAGTTGCCGAGAAGAGCATACTCTGGTTCAAGCTCAAGGTCAGGGGGAAGCAGGTTCACGCGAGCATGCCCGATAAGGGATTAAACGCCCACCGCGTTGCCCTTGACCTTGCCTACCATCTCGATAAATACCTCCACGAGAAGTACTCCAGGAGGGACGAGCTCTTCGAGCCACCTGAGAGCACCTTCGAGCCGACCATGGTCAAAAATCCCGCTGATAGTCCGAACATAGCGCCCGGGGAGCACGAGGTTGTCTTCGACTGCAGGGTTCTGCCCGATTATAGCCTTGACGAAATTCTCAATGATGTGAGGACTTTCTCGGAGGAGGTGAGAGGAGCCTATCTAAAGGAAGTAGAGGGGAGAATCCTCCCAGAGATAGAGGTCGAGGTGCTCCAGAGGCTGGACGCTCCAAAGCCAACTGATCCGAACAGCGAAATCGTCAGGCTCCTCAGGGAGGCGATCAAGAAGCTCAGGGGTAAGGAGGCCAAGGTCGGGGGAATAGGCGGCGGAACCTTCGCCGCATTCTTCAGAAAGCTCGGTATTCCGGCTGTAGTCTGGGCGACCCTTGATGAGACAGCCCACCAGCCCAACGAGTACGCAAGGATAGACAACATGGTGGAAGATGCAAAGGTGATGGCCGTTCTCCCGCTCCTTTAA
- a CDS encoding ABC transporter permease subunit: MRKVSLKSAGMTLLAIFVMFIILFPVYYIFIVSISPTSTLATTELHLVPRKVSLDSYREVLFGLSGNRIMTNFTGTITGDAYVKDGRLYVTSGIITGKIKYGPFTGAKITVNVSNVVFLVNAPDAKGTLNAKIRGLFVLTRLENDEKIGFGIIRGATLTDGKVGNVKVTGRMEGYVLIRGNGKAHFTLLGKFVNSTFFKYLKNSTILAGLTVLLALLFVVPAAYAFSRLKFFGREHVLYFYLMFTQVAGGLGIAGLIALYGMVVKLGLYDKLPALSLIYAAGSVPFNTWLLKGYIDSISPDFDEAALVDGASYLQIIRYVLLPMALPGIATVAIFAFIGGWTEFILASLLLTQDNQPLAVWIYTLLGGIGRGIDWSYFAAAALLFALPVFVTFMLAQNYIRSGLTVGGLKE; the protein is encoded by the coding sequence ATGAGGAAAGTAAGCCTTAAGAGCGCCGGGATGACCCTCCTGGCAATCTTCGTAATGTTCATAATCCTCTTCCCCGTCTACTACATCTTCATAGTCTCAATAAGCCCGACGTCAACCCTAGCAACCACCGAACTGCACCTCGTGCCCAGAAAGGTCAGCTTGGATTCCTACCGCGAGGTTCTCTTCGGGCTCTCGGGCAACAGGATAATGACGAACTTCACCGGTACGATAACCGGGGACGCTTACGTCAAAGACGGCAGGCTCTACGTCACCAGCGGGATAATAACTGGCAAGATAAAGTACGGGCCCTTCACCGGTGCCAAAATAACTGTCAACGTCAGCAACGTCGTCTTTTTGGTAAACGCCCCCGATGCGAAGGGCACCCTCAACGCCAAGATACGGGGACTGTTTGTACTGACGAGACTTGAGAACGACGAGAAGATAGGCTTCGGAATAATCAGGGGTGCAACTTTAACGGACGGCAAGGTTGGGAATGTCAAAGTTACGGGCAGGATGGAGGGATACGTTCTCATAAGGGGTAACGGAAAGGCCCACTTTACGCTCCTCGGCAAGTTCGTCAACTCAACCTTCTTCAAGTACCTCAAGAACAGCACTATCCTAGCGGGCCTGACGGTTCTTCTAGCGTTGCTCTTCGTCGTCCCAGCGGCTTACGCCTTCTCGCGCCTGAAGTTCTTCGGAAGGGAGCACGTGCTATACTTCTACCTGATGTTTACACAGGTCGCTGGAGGTCTTGGAATAGCCGGCCTTATAGCGCTCTATGGTATGGTCGTCAAGCTCGGCCTTTACGACAAACTACCAGCGCTCTCGCTAATATACGCCGCGGGAAGCGTTCCCTTCAACACGTGGCTCCTTAAGGGATACATAGACTCCATAAGCCCCGATTTTGATGAAGCGGCCCTCGTTGACGGGGCGAGCTACCTCCAGATAATCAGGTACGTTCTGCTACCAATGGCACTGCCGGGAATAGCGACAGTTGCAATATTCGCCTTCATTGGAGGGTGGACGGAGTTCATTCTGGCAAGCTTGCTGTTGACGCAGGATAATCAGCCGCTCGCGGTATGGATATACACTTTACTGGGAGGCATAGGCAGGGGGATTGACTGGAGCTACTTCGCGGCGGCGGCTCTGCTCTTCGCACTGCCGGTGTTTGTGACTTTCATGCTTGCCCAGAACTACATAAGGAGCGGCCTCACGGTTGGAGGCCTGAAGGAATGA